From a region of the Neobacillus niacini genome:
- a CDS encoding GNAT family N-acetyltransferase yields MSIQKATLNELNFLTELFDSYRVFYKQDSDIEGARAFLKERLINEDSVVFIAYDESSPVGFVQLYPTFSSVGMKKSWILNDLYVNASARKKGFGEKLIKKAIEFAEETGAKGVSLETGHDNVTAQRLYEKIGFKKESNYFYYFSL; encoded by the coding sequence ATGAGTATTCAGAAGGCTACATTAAATGAACTAAATTTTTTAACAGAGTTATTTGATTCCTATCGGGTGTTTTATAAACAGGATTCTGATATTGAAGGTGCAAGAGCTTTTTTAAAAGAAAGATTAATAAATGAGGATTCAGTAGTTTTCATTGCCTATGATGAGAGTAGTCCGGTTGGCTTTGTCCAGTTATATCCGACTTTTTCTTCTGTCGGTATGAAAAAATCATGGATCCTTAACGATTTATATGTAAATGCATCTGCTCGTAAGAAGGGTTTTGGGGAGAAGTTAATAAAAAAGGCGATTGAATTTGCGGAGGAAACAGGGGCAAAAGGTGTGTCATTAGAGACAGGTCATGATAATGTAACTGCACAGAGACTGTATGAAAAAATAGGATTCAAAAAGGAATCAAATTACTTCTATTATTTTTCATTGTAA
- a CDS encoding GNAT family N-acetyltransferase translates to MIEICKADPSHVQGIAKVFSDGYRATYGETHSKEYIERIISEFYNTDRIVDEVTKTSRYWGGYFVALDNNEVVGAGGGGMINDTAGELFVLYLDPNRRNEGIGTMLLEAVTKQQKEEYNASEQWVSVQKGNEKGIPFYEARGFIFQHEQNGYGNADGEDYISLRYCRQL, encoded by the coding sequence ATGATAGAAATTTGCAAAGCAGACCCTAGCCATGTTCAAGGAATAGCAAAAGTGTTTTCTGATGGATATCGTGCAACATATGGTGAAACACATTCAAAAGAATATATTGAAAGAATCATAAGCGAGTTCTACAACACCGATAGAATAGTAGATGAAGTAACAAAAACCAGCAGGTATTGGGGAGGCTACTTTGTAGCGCTTGATAATAATGAAGTAGTTGGTGCGGGCGGGGGAGGAATGATCAATGATACAGCTGGGGAATTATTTGTGTTGTATCTAGATCCTAACCGGCGCAATGAAGGTATTGGAACTATGTTGCTAGAGGCGGTTACGAAACAGCAGAAAGAAGAATATAATGCCAGTGAGCAGTGGGTTTCCGTACAAAAAGGGAATGAAAAAGGTATCCCCTTTTATGAAGCAAGAGGATTTATTTTTCAACATGAACAAAATGGGTATGGAAATGCAGATGGGGAAGATTACATATCACTAAGATATTGTCGTCAACTATAA
- a CDS encoding DeoR/GlpR family DNA-binding transcription regulator, protein MLEPERHQIILEALKVKNSVKLQELVELTNSSESTIRRDLIQLEQGKFLKRVHGGAARLQGKLQEPSMIEKSSKNLQPKRQIAQYAGSLVEEGDCIYLDAGSTIFEMIPFLPENIVVVTNGLTHVNELLEKNIKTFLIGGYAKPSTKALIGRGALDSLEHYRFDKCFMGVNGIHSQFGYTTPDPEEAMVKKLAISLSREAFVLSDESKFSEIAFAKIADLHLATIITNELDPDTEEQYQSKTKIKVVTS, encoded by the coding sequence ATGTTAGAGCCAGAACGCCATCAAATTATATTAGAAGCATTAAAGGTAAAGAATTCAGTGAAACTTCAGGAACTTGTGGAATTAACAAATTCCTCTGAGTCAACCATCCGAAGAGATCTTATACAGTTAGAACAAGGAAAATTTCTTAAGAGAGTTCATGGAGGTGCTGCAAGACTGCAAGGAAAGCTGCAGGAACCAAGCATGATCGAGAAATCCTCCAAAAACCTCCAACCAAAACGTCAAATTGCACAGTACGCTGGGAGCTTAGTAGAAGAAGGAGACTGTATTTATCTAGATGCAGGATCCACCATATTCGAAATGATTCCTTTCCTTCCAGAAAACATTGTGGTAGTAACAAACGGATTAACACACGTAAATGAACTACTAGAAAAAAATATAAAAACTTTTTTAATAGGCGGCTATGCTAAGCCATCAACGAAAGCTTTAATCGGGCGCGGAGCATTAGATAGTCTTGAACATTATCGTTTTGATAAGTGCTTTATGGGAGTAAATGGAATTCACTCGCAATTTGGCTATACGACACCCGACCCTGAAGAAGCAATGGTGAAAAAATTAGCAATATCATTATCACGTGAAGCATTTGTGTTGTCGGATGAATCAAAGTTCTCAGAGATTGCTTTTGCAAAAATTGCTGACTTACATCTTGCCACCATTATCACAAATGAATTAGACCCTGATACAGAGGAGCAATATCAAAGTAAAACAAAAATTAAGGTGGTTACATCATGA
- a CDS encoding glutathione S-transferase family protein — protein sequence MVQEEQSSLAAEISGDGSFKRQKNRFDTPFGFSEGELPIEAGRYRLLWSAVCPWAHRSVIVRRILGLEEVISLGTASPMRPKLPHVDWEFSLDEDGVDPVLGIRYMSEIYKKTKPDYAGRPTVPVMVDVKEQKVVNNDYFKLTNYLETVWSAFHKENAPNLYPEFLREEIDALNDIIFHEVNNGVYRCGFAQSQEAYEHAYDTLFARLDMLEERLSKQRFLFGDYITDSDVRLYATLIRFDAAYYSAFKTNRNRIVDFPHLWGYLRDLYQTPGFGDTTDFDAIKRHYHLSNHIASNDQKGHNGILPKGPDLSGLNTEHNRQYLSNKEDKFLID from the coding sequence ATGGTACAAGAAGAGCAGAGCAGCCTTGCTGCTGAAATAAGCGGAGATGGGTCGTTTAAACGGCAAAAAAATAGATTTGATACACCGTTTGGATTCAGTGAAGGCGAGCTTCCTATAGAGGCGGGACGATATCGTCTATTATGGTCAGCAGTCTGCCCCTGGGCACATCGCTCCGTGATTGTCAGAAGAATTCTTGGTTTGGAAGAGGTAATTAGTTTAGGTACGGCAAGCCCGATGCGTCCTAAACTTCCGCATGTAGACTGGGAGTTTTCTTTAGATGAAGATGGGGTAGACCCTGTACTGGGCATTCGCTATATGAGTGAAATTTATAAGAAAACAAAACCGGATTACGCAGGCAGGCCAACGGTACCTGTGATGGTGGATGTGAAGGAACAAAAGGTAGTGAACAATGATTATTTCAAACTAACAAATTATTTAGAAACAGTTTGGTCAGCCTTTCATAAGGAAAATGCGCCAAATTTATATCCGGAATTCTTACGTGAAGAGATTGATGCCTTAAACGATATCATCTTTCATGAAGTGAACAATGGAGTTTATAGATGTGGCTTTGCGCAGTCTCAGGAAGCCTATGAGCACGCGTATGATACATTATTTGCAAGATTAGATATGTTAGAGGAGCGGCTATCAAAACAACGTTTCTTATTCGGAGACTATATTACTGACTCGGATGTACGGCTATATGCAACATTAATTCGCTTCGATGCGGCGTATTATTCCGCATTTAAGACAAATCGAAATCGGATTGTTGACTTCCCGCATCTTTGGGGTTATCTAAGAGATTTATATCAAACTCCTGGTTTTGGTGATACCACTGATTTTGACGCAATCAAGAGACATTATCATCTTTCAAATCACATAGCTAGCAATGATCAGAAAGGTCATAATGGTATTTTGCCAAAAGGACCGGACCTATCTGGGCTTAATACCGAACACAATCGTCAGTATTTAAGCAACAAAGAAGATAAATTTTTAATTGATTAG
- a CDS encoding YggT family protein — MGTNIMVVANYIYDIYYWLILINIFGSWFPQFQTSKIGSLVGRLVNPYLSIFRKFIPPLGMIDFSPIIAIFAYSFIGRFALEGLKQLLIILGAF, encoded by the coding sequence TTGGGCACAAATATAATGGTAGTAGCAAATTATATCTATGATATTTATTATTGGTTAATTTTGATTAATATTTTTGGTTCTTGGTTCCCACAATTTCAAACATCCAAAATAGGGTCGTTGGTTGGCAGGCTGGTTAACCCTTACTTATCTATCTTTAGGAAGTTTATCCCGCCGCTGGGTATGATTGATTTCTCTCCAATCATTGCGATATTTGCATATAGCTTTATTGGGAGATTTGCATTAGAAGGTCTCAAACAATTGTTAATCATCCTCGGTGCATTTTAA
- a CDS encoding PTS fructose transporter subunit IIABC has translation MRITELLTKETINLSLTSTTKTGAIEELVTVLDHAGKLNDRSEYKMAIIKREEQSTTGIGEGIAIPHAKTNAVKHAAIAFGRSKSGVNYESLDGQPSHLFFMIGATEGANNTHLEALSRLSTILLKDEVRKQLLEASTADEVLNIINSYDQEEKEEEQSMAGKKQFIVAVTACPTGIAHTYMSADSLKAKAAEMGVDIKVETNGSGGAKNVLTAEEIENAVAVIVAADTKVEINRFNGKHVIETAVADGIRKPKELIERALKQDAPIYSGSGKSTQESEQTGRGVGSQIYKHLMNGVSNMLPFVVGGGILIAISFMFGINSANPDDPTYHPIAEALMTIGGGNAFALMVPILAGFIAMSIADRPGFAAGMVGGMLATSGGAGFLGGLVAGFLAGYLVVGLKKVLAGMPASLEGIKTILLYPLLGIALTGFIMLFVVNKPVGALNTAISEWLSGLGTGNAVLLGIVLGLMMSFDMGGPVNKAAYVFGTGLLANGVYEPMAAIMAAGMVPPLAIAIATTLFKNKFSKQDQEAGKVNYIMGLSFITEGAIPFAAADPLRVIPSVMAGSAVAGALSMMFSIGLRAPHGGVFVIPLVDGSWLMYLLAVAIGSIVAALLMGFLKKPVSN, from the coding sequence ATGAGGATTACAGAGCTATTAACCAAAGAAACCATCAACCTGTCATTAACTAGTACAACAAAGACCGGTGCAATTGAAGAGTTAGTTACCGTTTTAGACCATGCAGGCAAGTTAAATGATCGCTCAGAATATAAAATGGCCATTATTAAAAGAGAAGAACAAAGCACAACAGGGATTGGTGAAGGTATTGCCATCCCTCATGCAAAAACAAACGCCGTTAAACATGCAGCGATTGCGTTCGGAAGATCAAAGTCTGGTGTAAACTATGAATCTCTAGACGGTCAGCCTTCCCACCTCTTCTTTATGATTGGAGCTACAGAAGGGGCAAACAATACACATTTAGAAGCACTTTCTCGCCTTTCTACGATTCTATTAAAAGATGAAGTACGAAAACAGCTATTAGAAGCTAGTACGGCTGATGAGGTTTTGAATATTATTAATTCCTATGACCAAGAGGAAAAAGAAGAAGAACAATCAATGGCTGGCAAGAAACAATTTATTGTTGCGGTAACAGCCTGTCCTACTGGTATTGCCCACACATATATGTCTGCCGATTCATTAAAAGCAAAAGCTGCTGAAATGGGTGTTGATATAAAGGTTGAAACAAACGGTTCCGGTGGAGCTAAAAATGTGCTAACAGCGGAAGAAATCGAAAATGCTGTTGCCGTTATTGTTGCTGCAGATACAAAAGTGGAAATAAACCGATTTAATGGAAAGCATGTAATTGAAACTGCTGTTGCCGATGGTATTCGTAAACCGAAGGAACTAATCGAAAGAGCCTTAAAGCAAGATGCTCCTATCTATAGCGGCAGTGGAAAATCCACTCAAGAAAGCGAGCAGACTGGACGAGGAGTCGGATCTCAAATTTATAAGCACTTGATGAACGGTGTTTCTAATATGCTTCCGTTCGTTGTTGGCGGCGGTATCTTAATCGCAATCAGTTTTATGTTCGGCATTAATTCAGCCAATCCAGATGATCCAACCTATCATCCAATTGCTGAAGCACTAATGACGATTGGCGGCGGTAATGCATTTGCGTTAATGGTTCCAATTTTAGCAGGATTTATTGCTATGAGTATTGCTGACCGCCCAGGTTTTGCTGCTGGTATGGTCGGAGGAATGCTCGCTACTAGCGGCGGCGCCGGCTTCTTAGGCGGACTTGTTGCAGGTTTCTTAGCAGGTTATTTAGTGGTTGGCTTGAAAAAAGTATTGGCTGGTATGCCTGCGTCCTTAGAAGGAATCAAAACCATCCTTTTATATCCATTATTAGGTATCGCTTTAACCGGATTCATTATGTTATTTGTTGTTAATAAGCCTGTTGGTGCTTTAAATACAGCTATTTCTGAGTGGTTATCTGGTTTAGGTACAGGAAATGCTGTCTTACTTGGAATTGTTTTAGGATTAATGATGTCATTTGATATGGGTGGTCCAGTCAATAAGGCAGCTTATGTGTTTGGTACTGGATTACTAGCAAACGGTGTTTATGAACCAATGGCTGCCATTATGGCTGCAGGTATGGTTCCTCCATTAGCCATTGCCATTGCTACAACATTATTTAAGAACAAGTTTAGCAAACAGGATCAAGAAGCAGGTAAAGTGAACTATATTATGGGACTTTCTTTTATCACAGAAGGAGCGATTCCATTTGCAGCCGCTGATCCACTTCGAGTTATCCCTTCTGTAATGGCAGGTTCAGCCGTTGCTGGAGCTTTATCAATGATGTTTAGTATTGGACTGCGTGCCCCTCATGGTGGAGTGTTCGTAATTCCACTGGTTGATGGCAGTTGGTTGATGTATTTACTAGCAGTTGCGATTGGTTCAATTGTTGCTGCATTATTAATGGGCTTCTTGAAAAAGCCAGTTTCAAATTAA
- a CDS encoding GNAT family N-acetyltransferase, whose translation MIIREAMERELPYIREQRVNAYVEHSAKIPEGHWLALKQAILSEGDTLPGVERIVAEIDGEIAGSVVLFPAKIDAYDGNVEVLDYPEIRMLAVSPEMRGKGVASALVSECIQRAKARGYQSIGLHTGEFMETAMELYERLGFERLPQYDFEPANDGIIVKAYRLSLNKD comes from the coding sequence ATGATCATTCGAGAAGCTATGGAAAGAGAATTACCTTATATACGAGAGCAAAGAGTCAACGCTTATGTTGAACATTCAGCGAAAATTCCTGAAGGTCATTGGCTCGCTCTAAAGCAGGCAATCTTATCAGAGGGTGATACGCTTCCTGGTGTGGAGAGAATAGTAGCTGAAATCGATGGAGAAATTGCAGGAAGTGTTGTTCTATTTCCTGCTAAAATCGATGCATATGATGGGAACGTGGAAGTTCTGGATTATCCGGAAATTAGAATGCTTGCTGTATCACCGGAAATGAGAGGCAAAGGTGTTGCATCCGCTTTAGTGTCCGAATGTATTCAACGGGCTAAAGCGCGGGGATATCAGTCGATTGGGCTCCATACCGGGGAATTCATGGAGACTGCAATGGAATTATATGAGCGATTGGGATTTGAACGATTGCCACAATACGACTTTGAACCTGCTAACGATGGAATCATCGTAAAAGCCTATCGACTTTCTCTTAATAAAGATTAA
- a CDS encoding GNAT family N-acetyltransferase — translation MNKLTIRQAAIQDLSKLVPIFDDYREYFGQQKDPAAVKQFLFEKFEHMESVIFIAQLEDEVVGFTQLYPVFSSLTLQRVWLLNDFFIAEEFRGSGVGTQLFAKVKEFTLLTKSKGIELSVEHSNKKAWVFWEKQGFKMDEEFRYYFYKL, via the coding sequence ATGAACAAACTTACGATTAGACAAGCAGCCATACAGGATTTATCAAAACTAGTACCTATATTTGATGACTATCGTGAGTATTTCGGTCAGCAAAAAGACCCGGCAGCGGTGAAACAATTCCTATTTGAAAAATTTGAACACATGGAATCAGTCATTTTTATTGCACAGCTTGAGGATGAAGTGGTTGGATTTACACAACTTTATCCTGTCTTTTCTTCGTTAACCCTCCAGCGTGTGTGGCTCTTAAACGATTTTTTTATAGCAGAGGAATTTAGGGGAAGCGGCGTTGGAACACAGCTTTTTGCGAAAGTGAAGGAATTTACTCTGTTAACAAAGTCAAAAGGCATTGAACTTTCGGTTGAACATTCAAATAAGAAGGCATGGGTGTTTTGGGAGAAACAAGGATTTAAGATGGATGAAGAATTTCGTTATTATTTTTATAAGTTATAA
- a CDS encoding SCP2 sterol-binding domain-containing protein, protein MVKAIREYSLEDLMERIEEIFNQNPGPIKGFDAVVQYDVHGEETGTYQHYFKDGKLTIKKGIATAPTCTMQLSYDNFKKFLLGKQSGTVALLTGRVRVLGNLSTAMRIETILRRYNIREPF, encoded by the coding sequence ATGGTAAAAGCAATAAGAGAGTACTCTTTAGAAGACCTAATGGAAAGGATCGAAGAAATCTTCAATCAAAATCCCGGTCCCATTAAAGGTTTTGATGCTGTTGTACAGTATGACGTTCATGGTGAAGAAACAGGAACCTATCAGCATTATTTTAAAGATGGAAAACTAACCATTAAAAAAGGAATAGCAACTGCCCCAACCTGCACCATGCAGTTATCGTACGATAATTTTAAAAAGTTTTTATTAGGAAAACAAAGCGGAACGGTTGCGCTGCTTACTGGAAGAGTTCGAGTGCTAGGAAACTTGAGTACAGCCATGAGGATTGAGACCATTTTACGTCGTTACAATATTAGAGAACCATTTTAA
- a CDS encoding GNAT family N-acetyltransferase → MEIRQLTSTDAEKYWNLRLEALKEAPEAFLTSYEDALKRENPIAQVESSLSTEGNDTFGAFEGDELIGVVTLLQEKAEKIQHRANIFAMYVTPKKQGAGVGEALLTEAINKAKSIKAIEKINLSVVASNEPARKLYTKLGFKVFGLEEKAMKLNGVYLDDEHRVLHLK, encoded by the coding sequence ATGGAAATTAGACAACTAACCTCTACAGATGCAGAGAAATACTGGAATCTTAGATTGGAAGCCTTAAAGGAAGCTCCAGAAGCTTTTCTAACTAGTTATGAAGACGCTCTGAAAAGAGAAAATCCGATTGCCCAGGTTGAAAGTAGCCTCTCGACAGAAGGCAATGACACTTTTGGGGCATTTGAAGGTGATGAGCTTATTGGGGTGGTAACACTCCTACAAGAAAAAGCTGAGAAAATACAACACAGAGCAAACATCTTTGCGATGTATGTGACGCCAAAAAAACAAGGAGCAGGTGTCGGAGAGGCATTGCTCACAGAAGCGATTAATAAAGCAAAATCAATAAAAGCAATCGAAAAAATAAATTTATCGGTCGTTGCAAGTAATGAACCAGCGAGGAAGCTATATACGAAACTTGGGTTTAAAGTATTTGGACTCGAAGAAAAAGCGATGAAACTGAATGGAGTTTATTTGGACGATGAACATAGGGTGCTGCATTTAAAATGA
- a CDS encoding NAD-dependent epimerase/dehydratase family protein has translation MKSALILGGTQFVGKRLVQLLIDEGVEVTVATRGLTPYAFGDQVSRLIINREDAESLEKAFKDKTWDVVFDQTCYSSQEALDTLNVLKGKVQKYIFTSSQAVYDFGANHLEESFNPFGYKPVLKSRRDYIGYVGYQEAKRAAEAILFQNADFPVVAVRFPIIIGKDDYTNRLQFHVEHVKEGRPMFIEHPDFRYSFIDSGEAASFLLSVAKTDYQGPVNPGSEEDISLGELISLIEKLIETEAKLSEDGHPSPYNLPGSWSVNTSLVQSLGFRFTSLDNLLKKLIIHYS, from the coding sequence ATGAAATCGGCGTTAATTCTTGGGGGAACGCAATTTGTTGGCAAGAGGCTGGTACAATTATTAATCGATGAAGGGGTAGAGGTTACAGTCGCAACCAGAGGGTTGACACCTTACGCCTTCGGAGATCAAGTTTCTCGATTGATTATAAACCGTGAAGATGCAGAGTCATTAGAAAAAGCTTTTAAGGATAAGACCTGGGATGTGGTTTTTGATCAAACCTGCTATTCCTCACAAGAAGCTCTTGATACGCTGAATGTGCTAAAAGGAAAAGTTCAAAAGTATATCTTTACATCGAGTCAGGCAGTTTATGATTTTGGGGCCAACCATTTGGAGGAAAGTTTCAATCCATTCGGTTATAAGCCAGTACTAAAATCCAGAAGAGATTACATAGGGTATGTTGGATATCAGGAAGCAAAACGAGCTGCCGAAGCGATCCTTTTTCAGAATGCTGACTTCCCGGTCGTTGCCGTACGCTTTCCGATTATTATTGGAAAAGACGATTATACGAATCGGTTACAATTCCATGTGGAGCATGTAAAAGAAGGAAGACCGATGTTCATTGAACATCCTGACTTTAGATATAGTTTTATTGACTCAGGCGAAGCGGCTTCATTTTTATTAAGCGTGGCAAAGACCGATTATCAAGGTCCTGTTAATCCAGGCTCTGAGGAAGATATCAGTTTGGGTGAATTAATCAGCTTAATTGAGAAACTAATCGAAACAGAAGCAAAATTAAGTGAAGACGGTCATCCATCTCCCTATAATTTACCTGGGTCGTGGTCAGTGAATACCAGTCTGGTTCAGTCATTGGGCTTCCGTTTTACATCATTAGATAATCTTTTGAAAAAGTTAATCATTCACTATTCATAG
- the metG gene encoding methionine--tRNA ligase produces MSIFIGGAWAYANGSLHLGHISSLLPGDILARYYRLKGEQVLYVSGSDCNGTPITIRARQEGVEPHVITDRYHQEFLECFTKLGFSYDCYTRTDIEHHHKLVQEIFLELLEKGHIYKKEIEQTYCEKCAQFLPERYVEGICPVCKEPSRGDQCDHCSTILEPLELLNSRCKICGNPPTTKFTEHFYFALSSFQAHLENYVQTAENNKLWRENAVSLTKRYLKEGLQDRAVSRDLPIGVSVPVAGYEEKKIYVWIEAVSGYYTASKLWAKESGKDDSSFWNASARSYYVHGKDNIPFHSIIWPGILAGLSKEPLPTHIVSNEYLTLEKKKLSTSRNWAVWVPDILDRYDPDSIRYFLTINAPENRDADFSWKEFIYSHNSELLGAYGNFVNRTLKFITKSFDGVVPDKAVSSVIQEKVDTLYKDIGCLIEEASFKQGLEKVFELVRFSNKYFDEQQPWKQIHENEESCKQTLAACVYLIANLAHILTPFLPFSSEKVKDLLNISETNWKPFIVKPIVISNVEPLFERIDPARIEEELERLNKQTNSLNKCAIKVS; encoded by the coding sequence ATGAGTATATTTATTGGCGGTGCATGGGCCTATGCGAACGGTTCCTTGCATCTTGGTCATATTTCAAGTTTGCTGCCAGGGGATATATTAGCGAGATATTACCGTTTGAAAGGGGAACAAGTACTTTATGTTTCAGGAAGCGATTGTAATGGAACTCCAATAACGATTCGCGCGAGACAAGAAGGAGTTGAACCACACGTTATTACAGACCGGTATCACCAGGAATTCCTTGAATGTTTTACAAAATTAGGATTTTCATATGATTGCTATACTCGAACGGACATCGAACATCACCACAAATTGGTTCAGGAGATTTTTTTAGAGCTGCTTGAAAAAGGTCATATCTATAAAAAAGAAATTGAACAAACCTATTGTGAGAAATGCGCTCAATTCTTACCGGAACGATATGTAGAAGGAATCTGTCCTGTGTGTAAGGAACCATCTCGCGGGGATCAATGTGATCATTGCTCTACTATTTTAGAACCCCTTGAATTGCTGAATAGCAGATGCAAAATATGCGGAAATCCACCTACTACAAAATTCACAGAGCATTTCTATTTTGCCTTAAGCTCATTCCAGGCTCACTTGGAAAACTATGTACAAACAGCGGAAAATAATAAGCTTTGGCGGGAGAATGCTGTTTCTCTTACGAAGAGATATTTAAAGGAAGGTTTACAGGATCGTGCCGTTTCTCGGGATTTGCCTATTGGAGTGAGTGTGCCTGTTGCTGGATATGAAGAAAAGAAAATCTATGTTTGGATTGAGGCGGTTTCGGGATACTATACTGCCAGCAAGCTGTGGGCAAAAGAATCTGGTAAAGATGATTCGTCGTTTTGGAATGCTTCTGCTAGATCCTATTACGTTCACGGGAAAGATAATATTCCATTCCACTCGATTATTTGGCCGGGGATTCTGGCTGGGCTCAGTAAGGAACCTTTACCAACTCATATCGTTTCAAATGAGTATTTGACCTTGGAAAAAAAGAAATTATCGACCAGCAGGAATTGGGCAGTATGGGTTCCTGATATTTTAGATAGATATGATCCTGATTCTATCCGGTATTTCCTAACGATAAACGCACCAGAGAACAGGGATGCAGATTTTTCGTGGAAGGAATTTATTTATAGTCACAACAGTGAATTATTAGGGGCATATGGGAACTTTGTAAATCGAACGTTGAAATTTATTACAAAATCATTTGATGGTGTTGTTCCTGATAAAGCTGTTTCTTCTGTGATTCAAGAAAAAGTCGATACTTTATATAAGGATATTGGCTGCTTAATTGAAGAAGCCTCTTTTAAACAGGGGCTGGAAAAAGTGTTCGAGTTGGTGCGGTTTTCAAATAAATACTTTGATGAACAACAACCGTGGAAGCAGATTCACGAAAATGAAGAGTCTTGCAAGCAAACCCTAGCAGCTTGCGTATATTTAATAGCAAACCTTGCGCATATCTTAACACCGTTTCTTCCGTTTTCGAGTGAAAAGGTTAAGGATTTGCTCAATATATCAGAGACTAACTGGAAACCTTTTATAGTTAAACCAATCGTGATATCCAATGTTGAGCCGTTATTTGAACGAATCGATCCAGCTAGAATTGAAGAAGAACTTGAAAGGCTAAACAAACAAACAAACAGTTTAAATAAGTGTGCCATAAAGGTTTCATGA
- the pfkB gene encoding 1-phosphofructokinase has product MIYTVTLNPSLDYIVEVDQVTLGELNRTKNETKFPGGKGINVSQVLKRLDVDSHALGFLGGFTGDYIEDFLTSHGINTDFVKVDEDTRINIKLKSDNETEINAKGPNISKENFEALKGKIRELTSEDILVLAGSIPSTMPESTYEELVKLCNENGTKFVVDAEGELLKKVLPLNPFLIKPNHHELGDLFNTVIHSCEEVIPYAQELVRQGAQNVIVSLADKGAVLINKDQAFIATSPKGDVKSSVGAGDSMVAGFIATYEKTKSIEEAFRFSVAAGSATAFSIGLCTREKMEGLLPQVKVEKSKLRGE; this is encoded by the coding sequence ATGATTTATACCGTTACTTTAAACCCATCACTTGATTATATCGTAGAGGTAGATCAGGTAACGCTTGGCGAATTAAACCGAACAAAAAATGAAACCAAATTTCCAGGCGGAAAAGGAATTAATGTTTCCCAAGTTCTAAAAAGATTAGACGTTGACAGTCATGCTCTTGGATTCTTAGGTGGTTTTACCGGAGATTATATTGAAGATTTTCTAACTTCACACGGTATTAACACTGACTTTGTAAAGGTCGATGAAGACACAAGAATCAATATAAAGCTAAAATCTGATAATGAAACCGAAATTAATGCAAAAGGGCCCAACATTTCAAAAGAAAACTTTGAAGCCTTAAAAGGCAAAATCAGAGAACTAACAAGCGAAGATATCCTTGTTCTCGCTGGCAGCATTCCATCTACTATGCCAGAAAGTACGTATGAAGAGCTTGTGAAACTATGTAATGAAAATGGCACGAAGTTTGTTGTCGACGCGGAAGGTGAATTACTTAAAAAGGTACTTCCATTAAACCCCTTCCTAATCAAACCAAATCATCACGAGCTCGGTGACTTATTCAATACCGTTATACACTCTTGTGAAGAGGTCATTCCTTATGCACAAGAGCTTGTAAGACAAGGTGCTCAAAACGTGATCGTATCTCTTGCGGATAAAGGAGCTGTCCTGATTAATAAGGACCAAGCCTTCATTGCTACCAGCCCAAAAGGCGATGTAAAAAGCTCTGTTGGTGCAGGGGATTCGATGGTGGCTGGTTTTATCGCAACCTATGAAAAAACAAAATCGATAGAAGAAGCTTTTCGTTTTAGTGTGGCAGCTGGAAGTGCAACTGCATTTTCAATCGGATTATGCACACGCGAAAAAATGGAAGGCTTGCTCCCTCAAGTAAAAGTAGAAAAGTCAAAACTAAGAGGAGAATGA